A single genomic interval of Megalobrama amblycephala isolate DHTTF-2021 linkage group LG17, ASM1881202v1, whole genome shotgun sequence harbors:
- the aire gene encoding autoimmune regulator, with the protein MSRVEGYGETDLRSQLRACRTEIAMAIHDPFPLLYGLADHDIISEEILRETLERKKKDGIHKAVYSLLTLLLDQDATVIQAFWSNLCKEYNKECYPKLETLFMNLPKGLKQVARHAGNPRLELQIRSHSGRKRGVAEKHLTHRSHHHSKKAITSGSKGKPMRKTDGAALSQVSVGNGVQAVSTSVQRAVAVSASEHPTGCGTLEGILIQQVIESGGAKKCIKVGGEFYSSGKLDETAGAQKAQTAQNYSHQQGEPSTRAMDVEHNDDECAVCKDGGELICCDGCPRAFHLTCLVPPLTSIPSGTWRCQLCQNNRAKDRTYTPLQPTVHPPVTEASSSSAVDFSFFSSLSSTSLSTVTGGKSAPPMGLQSSDGQMVGIRMACGICHLIQGELITCPQCLQSYHALCNFSNGKTRCRNCSRSWGPESETSSRSLQVSQHMSDQGLTPSEQLFNRDEMDSIMGESPIDGILQWAFHNISRPLSESQGYFQ; encoded by the exons ATGTCTAGGGTGGAAGGTTATGGAGAGACCGACCTGCGCTCACAGCTACGAGCCTGTAGGACTGAGATCGCCATGGCAATCCATGATCCATTCCCACTGCTGTATGGGCTGGCGGATCACGACATCATCTCTGAAGAGATTCTGAGG GAGACTTTAGAGCGAAAGAAAAAGGATGGGATCCACAAAGCTGTCTACTCACTGCTCACTTTGCTACTGGACCAAGATGCTACTGTCATCCAGGCCTTCTGGAGCAATCTCTGTAAAGAGTACAATAAGGAGTGTTACCCAAAACTGGAAACCCTGTTTATGAACCTCCCTAAAG GGTTAAAGCAGGTGGCCAGACACGCTGGGAACCCCAGGCTTGAGCTGCAGATCCGCAGCCATTCAGGAAGAAAGAGAGGGGTGGCTGAAAAACACCTGACTCACCGGTCCCATCACCACTCCAAGAAAGCCATAACATCAG GAAGCAAAGGCAAGCCGATGAGGAAGACAGATGGAGCAGCACTTTCTCAGGTCTCAGTGGGAAACG GAGTCCAGGCTGTATCTACCTCAGTCCAGAGGGCCGTGGCTGTGTCTGCCAGTGAGCATCCTACTGGCTGCGGGACACTGGAGGGGATTCTGATCCAGCAGGTCATTGAGTCAG GAGGTGCCAAAAAATGCATCAAGGTAGGAGGAGAATTCTACTCTTCTGGCAAACTGGATGAGACAGCTGGAGCGCAAAAGGCACAGACTGCACAAAACTATAGTCACCAGCAGGGAGAGCCAAGCACCAGAGCCATGGAT GTAGAGCATAATGATGATGAGTGTGCAGTGTGTAAAGATGGTGGAGAGCTCATCTGCTGTGATGGGTGTCCTCGCGCCTTCCACCTCACCTGCCTGGTCCCGCCCCTCACCTCCATACCCAG TGGTACATGGCGCTGTCAGCTATGCCAAAACAACAGAGCGAAAGACAGGACATACACCCCCTTGCAG CCCACAGTTCATCCTCCAGTGACCGAGGCAAGCTCCAGCTCTGCTGTGGACTTCTCCTTCTTCTCCTCTCTGTCCTCCACCTCACTCTCCACAGTCACAGGAGGCAAAAGTGCTCCACCAATGGGCCTCCAG TCTTCTGATGGTCAAATGGTTGGGATCAGGATGGCTTGTGGAATTTGCCATCTCATCCAGGGAGAGCTGATCACCTGCCCTCAGTGCCTGCAGAGTTATCATGCTCTCTGCAACTTCTCAAA TGGAAAGACAAGATGTAGGAATTGCTCCAGGTCTTGGGGCCCTGAAAGCGAAACATCATCCAGGAGTCTTCAG GTGAGTCAACACATGAGTGACCAGGGCTTAACGCCATCAGAGCAGCTGTTCAACAGAGATGAAATGGACTCTATAATGGGAGAG AGCCCTATAGATGGGATCCTGCAGTGGGCTTTCCACAACATTTCACGTCCTCTTTCTGAGTCTCAAGGCTATTTCCAGTGA
- the amotl2b gene encoding angiomotin-like protein 2b: protein MPLTESVWNESGSWSSSVHKYSSSSNKMRGEEASGTVLHRLIQEQLRYGNPTDARTLLAIQQQALRRGGGVGSGSGGACSPQSSSESLSQEEQHSPQLSARQEPQGQEHQVDYQHSENYTTHPHHDEELPTYEQAKAHSQYLASQWCQPHRGCSLEDSVTSQMPCKEEDSWDPKRAHVRSLSERLLPFSMEHNKMPATYSASYPQIHGYHANQHLQYSQQGLEYNKQVPYTEHPFPVRQAAEYEQCYKAPPPFNSQHNRLQTPEVCHRLSSSPPAGREVAACSRIQLEMLMNENKRLRQELEGHTEKALRIQKLEQEIQRISEAYDTLMKGCAKRETLEQALRNKLMAEIKRLQQSSIQAAKEAEAADQNQHVIEKLLLQNEEQQLQCAHLEQEVQHLRNEAENQQRRSEALESTLRSTQTRSQQLWTELQRKRAYVEKVERLQKALAQLQATCEKREGLETRLRTRLEQELRCLRNQQRQSQPVGGASNVSVSTLQEHLREKEERILSLEADKMRWEQKYLEEKTMREFAMDAAATAAAQRDTTIINHSPCHSFIEEFPSSEIRNQEVENRIRALYAQILEKDTVISFLKQKLHQDQKGESGDFRPATTEPSITISHSTFTHMAQGKGKSQSNDQAAGTSDSTLTPVVAWGQPEPVLSEKQTTDQAPCTEPKTNNIQKAPSAVDLFKGLDDVAADAVEIFI, encoded by the exons ATGCCATTAACAGAATCCGTGTGGAATGAAAGTGGTAGTTG GTCCAGTTCAGTTCATAAATACTCGTCTTCATCAAATAAAATGAGAGGTGAAGAAGCATCTGGTACTGTTCTGCACAGACTAATCCAAGAGCAGCTACGCTATGGAAACCCCACAGATGCCCGCACACTCCTGGCCATCCAGCAGCAGGCCCTGCGACGAGGAGGAGGTGTTGGATCTGGCAGCGGAGGGGCTTGTTCTCCACAGTCTTCATCTGAGAGCCTCAGCCAGGAGGAGCAGCATTCTCCTCAGCTCTCTGCCCGCCAAGAACCCCAAGGTCAAGAGCACCAGGTTGACTACCAGCACTCTGAGAACTACACAACACACCCACACCATGATGAGGAGCTGCCCACCTATGAACAAGCCAAGGCCCACTCTCAGTATTTGGCCTCCCAGTGGTGCCAACCGCACAGGGGCTGCTCACTAGAGGATAGTGTAACAAGCCAGATGCCCTGTAAGGAAGAAGACAGCTGGGACCCGAAGCGAGCCCACGTACGGTCACTGAGTGAGCGGCTTCTGCCGTTTTCAATGGAGCACAATAAAATGCCTGCAACATATTCTGCCAGTTACCCTCAGATACATGGATATCATGCAAACCAGCACTTACAATATAGCCAGCAAGGACTGGAATACAATAAGCAGGTGCCTTATACTGAGCACCCCTTTCCTGTGCGACAAGCAGCGGAGTATGAACAGTGCTACAAAGCACCACCACCATTTAATTCCCAGCACAACAG ACTTCAAACACCTGAAGTTTGCCATAGACTCTCCTCATCTCCACCTGCTGGCAGGGAGGTCGCAGCTTGCAGTCGCATCCAACTGGAAATGCTCATGAACGAGAATAAGAGATTGAGACAGGAGCTAGAGGGACACACTGAGAAAGCCCTCAGAATTCAGAAG CTGGAACAAGAGATCCAAAGGATTTCAGAGGCCTATGACACTCTGATGAAGGGCTGTGCAAAAAGAGAAACTCTGGAGCAAGCGCTAAGAAACAAGCTGATGGCTGAGATCAAGAGGCTGCAGCAATCAAGCATTCAAGCGGCAAAAGAAGCCGAAGCTGCTGACCAGAACCAGCATGTTATTGAGAAGCTCCTTCTGCAGA ATGAAGAACAGCAGCTGCAGTGTGCACATCTGGAGCAGGAGGTTCAGCATCTGCGAAACGAAGCGGAGAACCAGCAGCGCAGGAGCGAGGCCCTGGAGAGCACCCTGAGGTCCACACAGACACGCAGCCAGCAGCTGTGGACGGAGCTGCAGAGGAAGAGAGCATATGTGGAGAAGGTTGAGCGTCTGCAGAAGGCTTTGGCTCAGCTGCAAGCAACATGCGAAAAAAGAGAAGGGTTGGAAACGCGCCTAAGGACACGACTAGAGCAGGAACTGCGGTGCCTCAGAAATCAGCAG CGGCAGTCTCAGCCAGTCGGAGGAGCGTCCAATGTGAGTGTGTCCACACTGCAGGAACATCTGCGGGAGAAAGAAGAGCGCATTTTGTCCCTGGAAGCTGACAAGATGCGCTGGGAGCAGAAATACCTTGAGGAGAAAACCATGAGGGAGTTTGCGATGGATGCCGCTGCCACCGCTGCAGCTCAGAG AGACACAACCATCATCAACCATTCACCCTGTCATTCCTTCATTGAGGAGTTCCCATCATCTGAGATCCGAAACCAGGAAGTTGAAAACAG GATCCGTGCCCTGTATGCTCAAATCCTGGAGAAGGACACAGTGATTAGCTTCCTAAAACAGAAGCTGCACCAGGATCAGAAGGGAGAGTCAGGTGACTTCCGCCCAGCTACTACTGAGCCCTCCATCACCATCTCTCATTCAACGTTCACACATATGGCCCAGGGCAAAG GGAAGAGTCAATCCAATGACCAGGCGGCTGGTACGTCTGATTCCACACTCACTCCGGTAGTAGCCTGGGGACAACCTGAGCCAGTTCTGTCAGAGAAACAGACAACAGATCAAGCCCCGTGCACAGAGCCCAAAACCA ATAACATCCAGAAAGCACCGTCTGCTGTGGACCTTTTTAAGGGCCTGGATGATGTGGCGGCTGATGCAGTGGAGATCTTCATTTGA